In Dama dama isolate Ldn47 chromosome X, ASM3311817v1, whole genome shotgun sequence, one genomic interval encodes:
- the CXHXorf38 gene encoding uncharacterized protein CXorf38 homolog: protein MVLSELAVRLNCAEYKNWVKAGHCLLLLRGCLQGFVGREVLAFHSRLLAAAPRLGPRAACSGGWRCSPRARQFQPQCQVCAEWKREILKHHTNRNGDVHWGNCRPALWPVDAWEVAKAFMPRGQADKTGPKECDAVALLNLINSCDHFVVDRRKVTEVIKCRNEIMHSSEMKVSSVWLRDFQMKIQNFLNEFKNIPEIVAVYSQIEQLLTSDWAVYIPEEDQRDGCDKGVYLSESQVNEIEKELLKEKLQDLYLQVQEQEVLPEEILNQLEVVKEFLRNNEDLRNGLTEDMQKLDSLRQQHLKPDSKEPGVQTPEGKA, encoded by the exons ATGGTGCTCTCTGAGCTGGCCGTGCGCCTCAACTGCGCCGAGTATAAGAACTGGGTGAAGGCGGGCCACTGTCTGTTGCTGCTGCGCGGCTGTTTGCAGGGCTTCGTCGGCCGCGAGGTGCTCGCCTTCCACAGCAGGTTGCTCGCCGCCGCCCCCCGCCTGGGCCCCCGCGCCGCCTGCAGCGGCGGCTGGCGGTGCAGCCCTCGCGCCCGCCAG TTTCAGCCTCAGTGTCAGGTGTGCGCAGAGTGGAAACGGGAGATTTTGAAACATCACACCAACAGAAATGGAGACGTCCACTGGGGAAACTGCCGGCCGGCCCTCTGGCCGGTCGACGCCTGGGAGGTGGCCAAG GCCTTCATGCCCCGAGGACAGGCAGACAAAACAGGACCCAAGGAATGTGACGCGGTTGCTCTTCTGAATCTCATCAACTCCTGCGATCACTTCGTGGTTGATCGAAGAAAAGTCACAGAG GTGATTAAGTGTCGTAACGAGATCATGCACTCTTCAGAGATGAAAGTATCTTCTGTATGGCTACGAGATTTTCAGATGAAGATCCAAAATTTTCTAAATGAATTCAAGAATATCCCGGAGATTGTGGCGGTATACTCTCAAATAGAACAG CTGTTGACATCTGACTGGGCTGTTTACATCCCTGAGGAAGATCAGCGAGATGGGTGTGACAAAGGAGTTTACCTGAGTGAGAGCCAAGTAAACGAGATAGAAAAGGAATTACTAAAGGAAAAACTTCAAGATCTCTATCTTCAAGTACAAGAACAAGAGGTGTTGCCTGAAGag ATCTTAAACCAACTGGAAGTGGTAAAAGAATTTCTAAGAAACAATGAGGATCTTAGAAATGGTCTGACAGAAGATATGCAGAAGCTAGACAGCCTCCGTCAACAGCATCTAAAACCAGATTCAAAGGAACCTGGGGTACAGACACCTGAAGGGAAGGCCTGA
- the MPC1L gene encoding mitochondrial pyruvate carrier 1-like protein, with the protein MAAVVALWRKAMETVKTKEFRDYLTSTHFWGPVANWGLPLAAFRDMRASPDIISGRMTTALIFYSMAFMRFAYRVQPRNLLLMACHGTNIVAQSMQAGRYLIYHYGGGTAAATTAAVSNASATSVDSTAATTPAAQDPAADSDCREISYCCLVTWDCD; encoded by the coding sequence ATGGCAGCGGTGGTGGCTCTGTGGAGGAAGGCGATGGAGACCGTGAAGACTAAGGAGTTCCGAGATTACCTGACCAGCACGCACTTCTGGGGCCCAGTGGCCAACTGGGGCCTCCCGCTGGCCGCCTTCAGGGACATGAGGGCATCACCGGACATCATCAGTGGCCGCATGACGACTGCGCTCATCTTCTACTCGATGGCCTTCATGCGCTTCGCCTACCGTGTACAGCCTCGCAACTTGCTGCTGATGGCGTGTCACGGCACCAACATAGTGGCCCAGAGTATGCAGGCAGGCCGCTACCTGATCTACCACTATGGCGGTGGCACCGCGGCAGCCACCACTGCTGCTGTCTCTAACGCCTCTGCCACCTCTGTGGATTCTACTGCAGCTACCACCCCTGCAGCTCAAGACCCTGCGGCTGACAGCGACTGCCGGGAGATCTCCTACTGTTGTCTAGTGACCTGGGACTGTGATTGA